The genomic segment TGCACCGGATCACCGTGAACGCCTGCCTGGACCGCGCGCGCAAGGCGGCCTCTCGCAAGACCTCCCCCATCGACGACGCCGAGCGCCTGGAGCAGCTCCTGGAGCCGGAGGAGTCGGCTGCCGCCCCTGTGGAGCGCGGCGACCTCCACCGGGAGCTGGTGGAGGCTCTGGGCACACTCCCGCACGATCAGCGGGCCGCCCTCGTCCTCGTCGACATGCAGGGCTATCCGGTGGCCGAGGCCGCCCGCGTCCTGGAGGTGCCCACGGGCACGGTGAAGAGCCGCTGCGCCCGCGGCAGAGCCAGACTCCTGCCGCTGCTCACTCATCTCCGCACCAATCCGCCTCCGGGCGACGGGGACGGCAGCGACGGGGAGCGCGACGACGCGAAAAGCGGGAAACCCCTCTCAGGAAGGAACCGGACTCAGGGGACATCCGTCCCACCGGCAGCAGGGCCACGGGATACAGGACCAAGTGATTCAGCTGCCGTGAAGGGCGGAGGTGGGCGAGCGTGACAGATACGACCGACTCGGCCGGACACCCGGACGTCGCTGAGATCTCGGATCTGACCGAGGGTCTGCTCTCCCCGTCGCGCACGAGTGATGTACGACGGCACCTGGACGACTGCGAGCTCTGCGCCGACGTCCACGCCTCTCTGGAGGAGATCCGCAGCCTGCTCGGCACGCTGCCAGGACCGCCGCGCATGCCGGACGACGTCGCCGGACGCATCGACGCGGCGCTGGCGGCCGAAGCGCTGCTCGTCTCCACCACTTCCGAGGGACTCCCCTCC from the Streptomyces venezuelae genome contains:
- the sigM gene encoding RNA polymerase sigma factor SigM, which encodes MDGTAHGDMSDQDLLAAHVAGDPDAFGELVRRHRDRLWAVALRTLGDREEAADAVQDALVSAYRAAHTFRGQSAVTTWLHRITVNACLDRARKAASRKTSPIDDAERLEQLLEPEESAAAPVERGDLHRELVEALGTLPHDQRAALVLVDMQGYPVAEAARVLEVPTGTVKSRCARGRARLLPLLTHLRTNPPPGDGDGSDGERDDAKSGKPLSGRNRTQGTSVPPAAGPRDTGPSDSAAVKGGGGRA